In uncultured Desulfobacter sp., one DNA window encodes the following:
- a CDS encoding YkgJ family cysteine cluster protein has translation MTLDLTQFKCLGCGACCKQSGYVRLRKEEPDIIADFLNMDVRDFIESFTCLTRDRHGLSIIDAPDGACIFLENNECRINPVKPAQCRDFPAKWRFSDFEHICEWARKNKISPNQI, from the coding sequence ATGACACTGGACCTGACACAATTTAAATGCCTGGGTTGCGGGGCTTGCTGCAAACAAAGCGGATATGTTCGTTTGCGCAAAGAAGAACCGGATATCATTGCCGACTTCCTGAATATGGACGTCAGGGATTTTATAGAGAGCTTCACCTGCCTGACCAGGGATCGGCACGGACTTTCAATCATTGATGCCCCTGACGGGGCCTGCATCTTTCTGGAGAACAACGAGTGTCGCATAAATCCCGTCAAGCCGGCCCAGTGTCGGGACTTTCCTGCCAAATGGCGATTTTCGGATTTTGAACACATCTGTGAATGGGCACGAAAAAACAAAATATCGCCCAACCAGATATAA
- the yedF gene encoding sulfurtransferase-like selenium metabolism protein YedF, translating to MMKELDCRKMDCPAPVLETKKCLENEPLSQIRVLVDNDAAIENVSRFLTYAGFEVGVESDGTMSVVEGTRDQADAVKLSSGPTGQPASSSESSDNNSSAKIMVMAASNKFGVGDDELGAKLMINFIKTLKEMGKDLWRLVFVNHGVTLATMDSAVLDDLRELEASGVTILVCGTCLTHLDLMEKKAIGQTTNMLDIVTAMQLADKVINL from the coding sequence ATGATGAAAGAACTTGACTGCAGAAAAATGGATTGTCCGGCACCGGTACTGGAAACAAAAAAATGCCTGGAGAATGAACCGCTGTCACAAATCCGGGTTCTGGTGGACAATGATGCCGCTATTGAAAACGTGAGCCGATTTTTAACCTATGCAGGATTTGAAGTTGGTGTGGAATCAGACGGAACCATGTCTGTTGTGGAAGGCACCCGGGACCAGGCTGATGCCGTTAAACTCTCTTCTGGACCAACAGGACAGCCGGCATCCAGCTCAGAGTCATCTGACAACAACAGCTCGGCAAAAATCATGGTGATGGCGGCTTCCAATAAATTTGGCGTTGGGGATGATGAACTAGGCGCAAAGCTGATGATCAATTTCATTAAAACCCTTAAAGAAATGGGCAAGGATCTGTGGAGATTGGTTTTTGTCAACCATGGGGTCACCCTTGCTACGATGGATTCTGCAGTGCTTGATGACCTGCGTGAACTGGAAGCATCCGGTGTCACCATTCTTGTGTGCGGCACCTGCCTGACCCACCTGGATCTCATGGAGAAAAAGGCCATTGGCCAGACCACCAATATGCTGGATATCGTTACGGCCATGCAGTTGGCCGACAAAGTGATCAACTTATGA
- a CDS encoding SPOR domain-containing protein — MIRIAQNISIRFWMTTLMVLPSGFLLFPRLTGWLSDMPASVFIVLMYLFFGLGLGVIMDIAGLWRIRGLVRDAQLLEQSGIASRAEKKFIRAVRIFDSAWISPLAARRAEAVLISCLARFYLASGSRRREIQSAAGVWLAQHPKDGSLARFWLERFQDQDIPGTFSQSILTALADSWYADPELCRILVDVFLDQGRMDFSARRLYQSFLDLTDGDKDASQEDQKRVQTIQGTMFVSLDKPGSEPEIGIAESGSDTLGDERLELTTFMSGDQDNDDRLDRLDDHAFKDGTARGRLEDRIYAGLSQVRERWWGRVRGIVIACIGIGLVFFVWGTVSHMFKTAEQPARQIKFVIPKPFTIQVAAYHKKGHADKYMTLLAQKGIQASMKVTDGGGKTWYLVRVSDFTDQKSAQTYGNRLKADHIIDDFFVTKN, encoded by the coding sequence ATGATCCGCATTGCCCAGAATATCAGCATTCGGTTTTGGATGACAACCTTGATGGTGCTGCCTTCGGGGTTTCTTTTGTTTCCCCGGTTGACCGGATGGCTTTCGGATATGCCTGCTTCGGTGTTTATTGTTTTGATGTATCTGTTTTTCGGCTTGGGTCTCGGCGTAATTATGGATATTGCAGGGCTCTGGCGCATCAGGGGCTTGGTCCGGGACGCTCAATTGTTGGAGCAATCCGGCATTGCCTCCCGGGCTGAAAAAAAGTTTATCCGGGCAGTCCGAATTTTTGACAGCGCCTGGATATCACCTCTGGCTGCACGGCGGGCGGAGGCCGTGCTCATTTCTTGTCTGGCTCGATTTTACCTGGCATCGGGCAGCCGGCGTCGGGAGATCCAGAGCGCTGCCGGCGTCTGGCTGGCACAGCACCCCAAAGACGGAAGTCTTGCCCGATTTTGGCTTGAACGCTTTCAGGATCAGGATATACCCGGAACATTTTCCCAGTCCATACTTACGGCATTGGCCGATAGCTGGTATGCAGACCCTGAGCTTTGCCGGATACTGGTGGATGTGTTTTTAGACCAGGGGCGGATGGATTTTTCAGCAAGGCGTCTGTACCAGTCCTTTCTGGATTTGACAGACGGGGATAAAGATGCATCCCAAGAGGATCAGAAACGGGTACAAACGATTCAAGGCACGATGTTTGTAAGCCTGGACAAGCCTGGATCGGAACCGGAGATAGGAATTGCGGAATCGGGATCGGATACCCTTGGGGACGAAAGACTTGAGTTGACAACATTTATGTCCGGGGATCAAGACAACGATGATCGCTTGGACCGTCTGGATGACCATGCATTTAAAGATGGCACTGCGCGGGGACGTCTGGAAGACAGAATTTATGCCGGTTTGAGTCAGGTCCGGGAAAGATGGTGGGGCCGGGTGCGTGGCATAGTCATTGCCTGCATCGGTATCGGGTTGGTTTTTTTTGTATGGGGCACGGTTTCACACATGTTTAAGACCGCGGAGCAGCCTGCCCGGCAGATAAAGTTCGTGATTCCAAAACCGTTTACCATACAGGTGGCGGCTTATCATAAAAAAGGTCATGCCGATAAATATATGACACTCCTTGCCCAGAAGGGGATTCAGGCCTCCATGAAGGTGACGGACGGTGGGGGCAAAACCTGGTATCTGGTCCGTGTGTCTGACTTCACGGACCAGAAAAGTGCCCAGACTTACGGCAACCGCCTGAAAGCCGATCACATCATTGACGATTTTTTTGTAACCAAAAATTGA